A window from Penicillium oxalicum strain HP7-1 chromosome VIII, whole genome shotgun sequence encodes these proteins:
- a CDS encoding COP9 signalosome complex subunit 1 — MDTLPDAFPSQGRSAAQFPSASQSFSFHEQSAAHSSSHNGQSTASEKTEQTPRIKVHGMLHTLFCGADKRQPAAIIILQNLILIPTLQIMLVGSLILCHSIVAIPEVLCLTSSIAGRTRFDRLYLIGTSSTALSTEALKLAVAEAKSGKDVARYEKAVRALSEVSPTESEATLDAAWVQRVQRQVQAQSERLEQELRGYKNNLIKESIRMGNEDIGNHYYETGDLVAASKAYNRMREYCTTPNHIISMLFKLINVSVERGDWLAVQSNVHRLRAAQSKPEDRLKSQPKMAAALGLALMHSGSYAEAAKSFLGSDVSLTDTFNEVITANDVAVYGGLCAMASMDRESLRRDVLENSTFRNFLELEPHIRRAIVFFCNSKFRPCLDILESYRTDYLLDLHLQRHVSDLYNSIRTKAIKQYLVPFSRVTLTSMATIFAPEVIGGEAQPTSISSSFVQEIIRLIQKGVLDARIDLENNVLVSNKVDLRDDMQEKTLESLRSFNQEAHMRILRAGVLQAGLEVRGPESERRPRQPQGQSGRGMERPVRGGTRV; from the exons ATGGATACGCTACCAGACGCTTTCCCCTCACAAGGCCGATCTGCCGCTCAGTTCCCGTCGGCATCGCAAAGCTTCTCCTTTCATGAACAATCAGCGGCCCACAGCTCTTCCCACAATGGTCAATCTACAGCGAGTGAAAAGACAGAACAAACTCCTCGGATCAAAGTCCACGGCATGTTACATACACTATTCTGCGGCGCGGACAAGAGGCAACCTGCTGCTATCATC ATCCTCCAAAATTTGATCTTGATTCCTACATTGCAAATTATGCTGGTAGGCTCCCTCATTCTCTGCCATTCTATAGTCGCGATTCCCGAAGTGCTCTGTCTAACGTCCAGCATTGCAGGGCGTACTCGGTTCGACCGCCTATATCTTATCGGAACGTCATCGACAGCCCTCTCCACCGAAGCTTTGAAGCTTGCtgtcgccgaggccaagtCTGGAAAGGATGTCGCTCGATATGAAAAAGCAGTTCGGGCGTTGTCGGAGGTGTCTCCAACCGAGTCGGAAGCCACTCTTGATGCAGCCTGGGTTCAAAGGGTGCAACGACAGGTTCAAGCGCAATCTGAACGACTGGAGCAAGAACTGAGGGGATACAAAAACAACCTGATCAAGGAGAGTATTCGG ATGGGGAATGAGGATATTGGAAATCACTACTACGAGACAGGTGACCTGGTCGCTGCTTCGAAAGCTTACAATCGAATGCGCGAATACTGCACCACACCCAACCACATCATCTCGATGctcttcaaactcatcaACGTCTCCGTCGAGCGCGGTGACTGGCTCGCCGTGCAGTCAAATGTACACCGTTTGCGCGCGGCGCAGTCCAAACCCGAGGACCGACTGAAGAGTCAGCCCAAAATGGCAGCGGCGCTTGGTCTGGCCCTGATGCACTCGGGGTCGTATGCGGAGGCTGCCAAAAGCTTTCTGGGATCCGATGTGAGCTTGACCGATACATTCAATGAGGTCATTACGGCCAACGATGTTGCTGTCTATGGTGGTCTGTGTGCAATGGCATCGATGGACCGAGAAAGTCTGCGGCGCGATGTCCTCGAGAACAGTACATTCCGGAACTTCCTGGAGCTTGAGCCTCATATTCGCCGAGCGATTGTGTTTTTCTGCAACTCCAAGTTCCGACCTTGTCTCGACATTCTGGAATCCTACCGAACGGATTatcttctcgatcttcaccTTCAGCGTCACGTTTCCGACCTCTATAATTCGATCCGCACAAAGGCTATTAAACAATACTTGGTGCCTTTTAGCCGCGTGACCTTGACGTCCATGGCTACCATCTTCGCCCCCGAGGTGATTGGCGGCGAGGCGCAACCTACAAgcatctcatcttcctttgTTCAAGAAATCATTCGCCTGATTCAAAAGGGCGTTTTGGACGCGCGCATTGATCTGGAGAACAACGTTCTCGTTTCTAACAAGGTTGATCTGAGAGACGACATGCAAGAGAAAACCCTGGAGAGCCTACGTTCGTTCAACCAGGAGGCACATATGCGGATTCTTCGCGCCGGTGTTCTGCAGGCTGGATTGGAGGTTAGAGGTCCGGAGAGCGAAAGGCGACCTCGCCAGCCTCAGGGACAGTCCGGTAGAGGGATGGAGAGACCTGTTCGTGGAGGGACGCGTGTCTAG